A region of the Thermoplasmata archaeon genome:
CTTTATACGTGATGTGGTGGTAAAAATGAGTGATAAGTTAAAAGGAATCAGAGGCGTGTTCAAAGGGTTCAGGATAGTGTTTTCATATTTTACTAAAAAGAGAGTTACTTTTCAGTATCCTGAAGAGAAAAGGGAATTACCTGAGCGTTTTAGAGGGAGGGTAACCCTGGACCTGGATACATGTATCGGGTGCAGCTTATGTTCTCAGATTTGCCCTAACCACTGTGATGTAATGGTAGAATATGATTATGAGAACGGTAAAAACAAGAGAAAGATTTATCCATCTGTAGATATAGGAAAATGTATTTACTGCGGACTTTGCCAGGAAATATGCCCAACCGGTTCTATAA
Encoded here:
- a CDS encoding NADH-quinone oxidoreductase subunit I, whose protein sequence is MSDKLKGIRGVFKGFRIVFSYFTKKRVTFQYPEEKRELPERFRGRVTLDLDTCIGCSLCSQICPNHCDVMVEYDYENGKNKRKIYPSVDIGKCIYCGLCQEICPTGSITLSKDYETARYKKDFEYLPDRLSKPEAEVNKQ